Proteins encoded in a region of the Paenibacillus sp. W2I17 genome:
- a CDS encoding DUF2577 family protein has product MLDIIKKAAVAAMEAAGPVQLLEATVLTPPPAISIQIGLDSKNPIPAAMLSFSERLTSYEREAELEGEFEIDGTLQTADYSGNAKISGGGTFSGKIKFINELKAGDKVLIMSFQGGQSFYIAERLVKYGADS; this is encoded by the coding sequence ATGTTGGACATTATCAAGAAAGCTGCAGTAGCCGCAATGGAAGCAGCCGGTCCTGTTCAATTGCTTGAAGCTACAGTATTAACACCGCCACCAGCCATAAGTATACAAATAGGTTTGGATTCTAAAAATCCCATTCCTGCAGCAATGTTATCCTTCTCAGAACGTTTAACATCCTACGAAAGGGAAGCGGAATTGGAAGGTGAATTTGAGATAGATGGAACCCTTCAAACAGCAGATTACTCAGGCAACGCGAAAATATCGGGTGGGGGCACTTTCTCGGGTAAGATCAAATTTATCAATGAGTTGAAGGCTGGAGATAAAGTATTGATTATGAGTTTTCAAGGTGGCCAGTCGTTTTATATCGCAGAAAGGTTGGTGAAATATGGCGCTGACTCCTGA